The following coding sequences lie in one Spinacia oleracea cultivar Varoflay chromosome 1, BTI_SOV_V1, whole genome shotgun sequence genomic window:
- the LOC110775029 gene encoding uncharacterized protein, producing MGESKETHIVEIPIVEEFQDQQSKTAIIIQQHPMMEISKSPGHLLLLKLWQREEHLFSHRISVAETKLDTLRREIFHLCCSFLVFHAFVTTLLFTSSAAEAQLGVIRCNKWWVPSFLGASTSAAIVVLVQVKLWRYWKVTERVKREKTDSRALGRAVQELRMKGANFDLSKEMSFCDSSKKIKKSSSVEIKWKPKIWCSNNLVTFCLILFAGLAFPAPKLFLCII from the coding sequence ATGGGAGAATCAAAGGAAACACACATAGTAGAAATCCCAATTGTTGAAGAATTCCAAGACCAACAATCAAAAACAGCAATAATAATCCAACAACACCCAATGATGGAAATCTCGAAAAGTCCAGGCCATCTCCTCCTCCTTAAACTTTGGCAAAGAGAAGAACACCTCTTCTCCCACCGCATCTCCGTCGCTGAAACCAAACTAGACACCCTCCGCCGCGAAATATTCCACCTCTGCTGCTCCTTCCTCGTCTTCCACGCCTTTGTCACCACCCTCCTCTTCACTTCCTCTGCCGCCGAAGCTCAATTGGGTGTCATCCGGTGTAATAAGTGGTGGGTACCTTCCTTCCTCGGGGCGTCCACCTCGGCCGCAATAGTGGTATTGGTGCAAGTGAAGTTGTGGAGGTACTGGAAGGTGACTGAGCgagtgaagagagagaaaacagaTAGCCGGGCCCTCGGGCGGGCAGTTCAGGAGCTTAGAATGAAAGGGGCTAATTTTGATCTATCAAAGGAGATGAGCTTTTGTGACAGTAGCAAGAAGATTAAGAAAAGCTCAAGTGTTGAGATTAAGTGGAAACCTAAGATTTGGTGTTCTAATAATTTAGTAACTTTTTGCTTAATTTTGTTTGCAGGTCTTGCATTTCCTGCTCCCAAGTTGTTTCTCTGCATAATTTGA